Proteins from a single region of Chryseobacterium sp. T16E-39:
- a CDS encoding EpsG family protein yields the protein MEPTFSYIYSIPYIILFLIYFVLFLWENKLRKDGSDIKIVRYLGMLVFFIFFGFRGYLDTDFAVYYPLYESAPTLSDSRGVAQFFSSVNEDYLLKVEPGFKVLLILLKSVTPDYFFLQIISSLIDVLFLNYFFRKYSPQYILGFIMFFIFSGLIIEINLMRNSKAIFLFIYSLKFIKERNAAKYFICNGIGLLFHTSAIFYFPLYFFLHKKFLPAFVWGTFILGNILYLGQIKFITPIVLALGNLFGGFYSIMAEAYSKSSLYSSGYGITIGYIEKFLTFVLFYSAYDKIGNFIKDEKMLNIFFNLLFLFTTTYLFLSEYSVLIDRMTTLFAVSYWILYPYFYATLERLFKTIFTVVLLLFGILKMYKSNNFIIRRYENILWDKPSISRAYFIFNKHMDKILNPKK from the coding sequence ATGGAACCAACCTTTAGCTATATATATTCAATACCATATATTATTCTTTTTTTGATTTACTTTGTTCTTTTCTTATGGGAAAATAAACTAAGAAAAGACGGAAGCGATATTAAAATTGTCAGGTACTTAGGTATGCTGGTTTTTTTTATTTTCTTTGGATTTAGAGGATATCTTGATACCGATTTTGCCGTTTATTATCCTTTGTATGAAAGTGCCCCGACGCTTTCAGATAGCCGTGGGGTAGCACAATTTTTTTCGAGCGTAAATGAAGACTATCTTCTAAAAGTAGAACCAGGTTTTAAAGTGCTTTTAATTTTACTGAAAAGCGTTACTCCCGATTACTTTTTCCTTCAGATAATATCATCACTCATAGATGTTTTATTTCTTAATTATTTTTTCAGAAAATATTCTCCTCAATACATATTGGGTTTTATTATGTTTTTTATTTTCTCTGGATTGATTATAGAGATTAATCTGATGAGAAACTCTAAAGCGATCTTTCTTTTTATATATTCTTTAAAATTTATTAAAGAAAGAAATGCGGCTAAATATTTTATATGTAATGGGATAGGGTTACTTTTTCACACATCAGCTATCTTTTATTTTCCACTTTACTTTTTTCTGCATAAGAAATTTTTACCGGCTTTCGTGTGGGGAACTTTTATTCTTGGAAATATTTTGTACTTGGGACAGATAAAGTTTATAACACCTATAGTTTTGGCATTAGGAAATTTATTTGGAGGATTCTATTCTATCATGGCAGAGGCATATTCCAAAAGTAGCTTATATAGCAGTGGTTATGGTATTACAATAGGGTATATAGAGAAGTTTTTAACTTTCGTTCTTTTTTATTCAGCATATGATAAAATAGGAAATTTTATAAAAGATGAAAAGATGCTCAATATTTTCTTCAACCTGCTTTTCCTTTTTACAACAACCTATTTGTTTTTGTCTGAATATTCTGTATTAATTGACAGAATGACAACGCTTTTTGCTGTCTCTTATTGGATATTGTATCCTTATTTCTATGCTACATTAGAACGTCTGTTTAAAACAATTTTTACGGTTGTATTATTATTGTTTGGAATTCTAAAAATGTATAAGTCCAATAATTTCATTATCAGAAGGTATGAGAATATATTATGGGATAAGCCTTCTATAAGCAGAGCATATTTTATCTTTAATAAACATATGGACAAAATCCTTAATCCAAAAAAGTAA
- a CDS encoding glycosyltransferase family 2 protein: protein MIGKIGIVTVLYNSELVLEEFFRTLGEQTYTNFILYVVDNLSPDGSLEVSKQLSEKYQYNTVIIENDANYGVAKGNNIGIRRAIADGCDLVLLSNNDIALKNDAIEKLSAGLYKYDADMAVPKIYFYRTKKIWAAGGGYNKRNGLTVQYGQEEEDKGQFDTDKKIIYAPTCFMLIRKEVFSSVGLMDENYFVYYDDTDFVYRALNKHQKELWYISDSVIDHNESSSTGKMSDFSVRFLWRNLVYFSLKNYNPFYALYVTVYNFLYILIMLYFRYPKKQWLIALRAYKEGFSLYLNKRPAG from the coding sequence ATGATTGGGAAAATAGGAATAGTCACAGTTTTATACAATAGTGAGCTCGTCCTCGAAGAGTTTTTCAGAACATTGGGAGAGCAAACCTATACTAACTTCATACTATATGTCGTAGATAATCTTTCCCCTGATGGTTCTCTAGAAGTAAGCAAGCAATTATCTGAAAAATATCAATATAATACTGTCATCATTGAAAATGATGCAAACTATGGTGTAGCGAAAGGCAATAATATAGGGATTAGGAGAGCTATAGCAGATGGCTGTGATTTGGTATTGCTTTCTAATAATGATATTGCACTTAAAAATGATGCTATTGAAAAGTTATCCGCAGGTTTGTATAAATATGATGCAGATATGGCTGTGCCGAAAATTTATTTTTACAGAACAAAAAAAATATGGGCAGCAGGAGGAGGTTATAATAAACGAAATGGGCTTACCGTACAGTATGGACAGGAGGAAGAGGATAAAGGACAGTTTGATACTGATAAAAAGATCATATATGCACCTACTTGTTTTATGCTTATAAGAAAAGAGGTATTCAGCAGTGTAGGATTAATGGATGAGAATTATTTTGTTTATTATGATGATACTGATTTTGTTTACAGAGCACTTAATAAGCATCAAAAGGAATTGTGGTATATTTCAGATTCTGTGATAGATCATAATGAATCTAGTTCAACCGGGAAAATGAGTGATTTTTCAGTAAGGTTTTTATGGCGAAATCTGGTTTATTTTTCTTTAAAAAATTATAATCCTTTTTATGCATTGTATGTTACAGTTTATAATTTTTTGTATATTCTTATCATGTTGTATTTTAGATATCCCAAAAAACAGTGGTTGATAGCATTAAGAGCATATAAAGAGGGATTCAGTTTATATCTAAATAAAAGACCTGCTGGATAA
- a CDS encoding NAD-dependent epimerase/dehydratase family protein: MKNVLITGGAGFIGSNIALKLIDKGWNITVLDNLSPQIHGDDPKTTSPLYKSISNKVNFIQGSVTSKEDWVNAIKDQDAIIHLAAETGTGQSMYEIQKYIEVNIGGTALMLDILANNTHQVKKVVVAASRAIYGEGKYNCSEHGIVYPIERLDEDMAKGDFLCKCPICFETVDILATTEDSKIHPTSVYGITKQNQEQLVLTVCKSIGIAAVGFRYQNVYGPGQSLSNPYTGILSIFSTRIKNGNEINIFEDGKETRDFVFIEDVADATIVGLEKDEANDQVYNVGTGVATDVITVAETLSKFYGREIPIKISGNYRLGDIRHNFADISKIKKELGFEPKWDFDKGIQAFTNWVNEQEIPEDKYELSIEEMKNKGLYK; this comes from the coding sequence ATGAAAAATGTATTGATTACAGGTGGAGCAGGTTTTATCGGCTCTAATATTGCACTTAAACTAATAGACAAAGGATGGAATATAACGGTTTTGGATAATCTTTCACCTCAGATTCATGGTGACGATCCCAAAACTACTTCTCCACTGTATAAAAGTATCAGTAATAAAGTTAATTTTATTCAGGGATCTGTTACATCAAAAGAAGATTGGGTTAATGCAATCAAAGATCAGGATGCAATTATACATTTAGCCGCTGAAACAGGAACCGGTCAATCAATGTATGAAATCCAAAAGTATATTGAAGTCAATATTGGAGGTACTGCATTGATGTTGGATATACTTGCAAATAATACCCATCAAGTAAAAAAAGTTGTAGTTGCTGCTTCAAGGGCTATTTATGGAGAAGGAAAATACAATTGTTCAGAACACGGAATAGTGTATCCAATTGAAAGATTAGACGAAGACATGGCAAAAGGAGATTTCTTATGCAAATGTCCAATATGCTTCGAAACAGTAGATATACTTGCAACAACCGAAGACAGTAAGATACATCCGACATCTGTATATGGCATCACTAAGCAGAACCAAGAGCAACTTGTGTTAACAGTTTGTAAGTCGATAGGAATTGCCGCAGTAGGATTTAGATACCAAAATGTATATGGGCCTGGTCAGTCCTTGTCTAATCCTTACACTGGAATATTGTCTATCTTTTCTACACGCATTAAAAATGGAAATGAGATCAATATTTTTGAAGATGGAAAAGAAACAAGAGACTTTGTATTTATTGAAGACGTAGCAGATGCAACGATAGTAGGATTGGAGAAGGATGAAGCTAACGATCAGGTATATAATGTAGGGACAGGTGTTGCAACAGACGTGATCACAGTTGCTGAGACACTTTCAAAGTTCTATGGACGTGAGATACCAATAAAAATTTCCGGAAACTACAGATTAGGTGATATAAGGCATAATTTTGCCGATATTTCTAAAATAAAAAAAGAGTTGGGTTTTGAGCCCAAATGGGACTTTGATAAAGGTATTCAAGCTTTTACAAATTGGGTTAATGAGCAGGAAATTCCTGAAGATAAATATGAATTATCTATTGAGGAAATGAAAAATAAAGGACTCTACAAATGA
- a CDS encoding acyltransferase, which yields MITPESIILGDNVFIGWRARIEGVKQYQSKKFTPKVTLNSGVSIQQNLHLTCAESIEIGRNTAIAANVSITDIHHPYDDINIPIEHQNIKTNPVFIGDDCKIYNNSVILPGTKIGKHCTIGANSVVSGQFADYCVIVGSPAKIIKRYSFEKQAWLKTDAKGNFTEI from the coding sequence TTGATTACACCCGAATCAATAATATTGGGAGATAATGTTTTTATCGGCTGGAGAGCAAGGATAGAAGGAGTTAAACAATATCAATCCAAAAAATTTACTCCTAAGGTCACTCTTAATTCAGGAGTTTCTATTCAACAGAATTTGCATCTTACCTGCGCAGAGTCGATAGAAATAGGGAGAAATACGGCAATTGCGGCTAACGTATCAATAACAGATATTCATCACCCTTATGATGATATAAATATTCCAATAGAACATCAGAACATAAAAACGAATCCTGTTTTTATTGGTGATGACTGTAAAATTTATAATAACTCTGTTATTCTGCCAGGGACAAAGATTGGAAAGCACTGTACTATTGGTGCAAACAGTGTTGTATCCGGACAATTTGCTGATTACTGTGTTATTGTTGGTTCACCAGCTAAAATTATAAAACGCTATTCATTTGAGAAACAGGCATGGTTAAAAACTGATGCTAAAGGAAATTTTACTGAAATATGA
- a CDS encoding CatB-related O-acetyltransferase: MSKLFSTTFGKYNWIGNNVIIINSSIDDFSYISDGSVISETKMGKFCSIGPNVRIAPGKHPTHTFVSTHPAIYSNPEYCLKNFQTKDHHNPVRNVSIGNDVWICANVIIADGVNVGDGAIIGSNSVVTSDVEPYTIVGGIPARVIRKRFKEEQIDVLNKSKWWDRDIDWIEKNSSIFLNIDDFYKNLKS; this comes from the coding sequence ATGTCAAAATTATTCAGTACTACTTTTGGCAAATATAACTGGATCGGCAATAATGTAATTATCATAAATTCTTCAATTGATGATTTTTCATATATTTCTGATGGTTCAGTAATAAGCGAAACCAAGATGGGAAAGTTCTGTTCTATTGGACCAAATGTTAGGATAGCCCCAGGAAAACATCCTACACATACTTTTGTAAGTACTCATCCGGCAATATATTCAAATCCAGAATATTGTCTTAAGAATTTTCAGACTAAAGACCATCATAATCCTGTGAGAAATGTTTCAATAGGTAATGATGTCTGGATTTGTGCTAATGTTATTATAGCAGATGGTGTAAATGTTGGGGACGGTGCCATAATTGGTTCTAATTCTGTAGTAACTTCTGATGTAGAACCTTATACGATTGTGGGAGGTATTCCTGCGAGGGTGATCCGAAAAAGATTTAAAGAAGAGCAAATTGATGTTTTAAATAAATCTAAATGGTGGGATAGAGATATTGATTGGATTGAAAAGAATTCAAGTATTTTCCTGAATATTGATGACTTTTATAAAAACCTAAAATCATAA
- a CDS encoding lipopolysaccharide biosynthesis protein, with product MNFSSKKLTINALSAVMQVVFTALLYFFLYKYLLVAVGVKQLGVWSLILSFSSIANLANLGLTSGLVKFVAEYLLEDDETKLGKLIFTSILSMLVLFGLLSLIILSFARFFLVYVIDKSFLNVALEILPYSLASLCINAVGGVFTSVLEGHQKNYIRNFIYIASGVVMFGGTVLLTPYYHLKGVAIVQLLQSVFIFIVALICTVKINPNNRIRFWKWSSKSFKELFNYGYKFQLVSISQLLYEPATKLLLSKYGGLALLGHYEMATKAVNQFRALLTNANQVVVPVVAEKAKIGGSSFLQNFYIKMNRILFLFNLPLSTILFIATPFISLLWLGDYNNDFIFSMLVLVASTFVNVMCGPAYFSSMGEGRLNVLVIVHIGMAVINIVLGMILGRYAGGYGIIIAWGIALSVGSVVVIVNYNKSLKIRFLEVFQKEEIKLFFLSILIIAINVFSNQLISPEKNILKIIIGVLSLFLYFPVVLKNENVRQLISLTKK from the coding sequence ATGAACTTCTCTTCGAAAAAACTTACAATTAATGCTTTGTCGGCAGTTATGCAAGTTGTATTTACAGCTTTGTTGTACTTTTTTTTGTATAAATATTTATTAGTTGCAGTTGGAGTTAAGCAATTGGGAGTATGGTCCCTTATTTTATCATTTTCTTCTATTGCTAATTTAGCCAATTTGGGATTGACTTCCGGATTGGTAAAATTTGTTGCAGAATATCTTTTAGAAGATGACGAGACTAAACTTGGAAAACTGATATTTACATCAATTTTATCAATGCTGGTCTTGTTTGGACTTTTAAGTTTAATTATTTTATCCTTTGCAAGGTTTTTCTTGGTATATGTTATAGATAAAAGTTTTTTGAATGTTGCATTAGAGATACTTCCATATTCGCTGGCTTCTTTATGTATTAATGCTGTTGGTGGTGTGTTTACTTCTGTCTTAGAGGGACATCAAAAAAATTATATTCGAAATTTCATATATATAGCTTCAGGAGTTGTTATGTTTGGAGGTACAGTATTATTAACACCTTATTATCACCTCAAGGGAGTTGCAATTGTTCAGCTTTTGCAATCTGTCTTTATTTTTATTGTTGCGCTGATATGTACTGTAAAAATCAATCCTAATAATAGAATCCGTTTTTGGAAGTGGAGTTCAAAATCATTTAAAGAATTATTTAATTATGGCTATAAGTTTCAACTTGTATCAATAAGCCAGCTTTTATATGAACCTGCTACAAAACTTTTATTGAGTAAATATGGAGGACTTGCACTTCTAGGACATTATGAGATGGCCACCAAAGCTGTGAATCAGTTTAGAGCCTTATTAACCAATGCCAATCAAGTAGTAGTTCCTGTGGTTGCCGAAAAAGCAAAGATTGGAGGATCTTCTTTCTTGCAGAATTTCTATATTAAGATGAATCGTATTCTATTTTTGTTTAATTTACCTTTATCAACGATCTTATTTATAGCAACGCCTTTTATATCTTTATTGTGGCTTGGTGATTATAATAATGATTTTATTTTTTCGATGCTTGTCTTAGTAGCTTCTACCTTTGTGAACGTTATGTGTGGGCCTGCTTATTTTAGCTCAATGGGGGAAGGTAGATTAAATGTATTGGTTATTGTCCATATTGGTATGGCTGTTATTAATATTGTTTTAGGTATGATTCTAGGGAGATATGCCGGGGGATATGGTATTATTATCGCTTGGGGGATTGCTCTGTCTGTGGGATCGGTTGTAGTTATTGTTAATTATAATAAATCTTTAAAAATTAGATTCTTAGAAGTATTTCAAAAAGAAGAAATTAAATTATTCTTTTTGAGTATATTGATTATTGCGATTAATGTTTTTTCCAATCAATTAATTTCTCCTGAAAAAAATATTTTAAAGATAATTATAGGTGTACTTTCACTTTTTTTATACTTCCCTGTTGTTTTGAAAAATGAAAACGTCAGGCAATTAATTTCACTAACAAAAAAGTAA
- a CDS encoding GumC family protein, whose translation MDKLNTKEVDLKELISPYLKNWKYFLGMVFLMLILAIYFIKSTAPVYKAQTSVLIKDAKKMSVASGDIGVLQSIGGLSGMGTNSIENEVGVFESKTIVEDVLKEHNFQTTIYAKQTFKNVELYGTTNPYIINVIQEKKDEEQPKKPISIQTKGNEIILSSKEWKNDIKTSFNKTTSLPFAVIMIRKNPEFEAPKKVDLSDIYFNYSDFENTVNDYQEAVKVDLLDKDGTIISLAVDFENKDKAKDFLNGIVRQYNVYAIKDKNIESKRTKDFIDKRISLISQELGDVETEKEGYKSSNNIVDLPSEAKINLQLKEQSKAQILELGTQLELNQMLQSSLNKKSTGDVLPLNIGLESESAVKAIQEYNTLVLQRNKYLEEATPDNPLVKSANKQIEEMKSSLTQSLQKNRMTLELAKRKVESQLGGSEQMISKIPRQEKLFRSIERQQQIKENLYLLLLEKREEAAISMEITAEKARVIDKAFVFKKPVAPKKLVIVGVFAFLGLLIPFAVIYLKGLLQSTIIKRADLTKLTKLPVIAEIPRLKSKENALVSFNDVSPMAESFRILVTNLNFLLPKKTGASVIMVTSSVKGEGKTFVSTNLSIILASSRSKVLVIGADVRNPQLQRYNPSMKTAKGLTEFLSGEENSVDNIIHSSSYNENCDFIYSGSIPPNPTDLLQNGRLEELLDSVRAQNKYKYIVLDTAPLLLVTDSFLISDMSDAIVYVTRSEITEKSYIEFLNNSIEDNKLKNVGIVLNEIKESNFGYGNKYGYGYQAEEKKWWQKYF comes from the coding sequence ATGGATAAACTGAACACTAAAGAAGTAGATTTAAAAGAACTTATAAGTCCATATCTAAAAAATTGGAAATACTTTCTCGGAATGGTTTTCCTGATGTTGATATTGGCAATTTATTTCATAAAGTCTACTGCTCCTGTTTATAAAGCTCAGACGTCTGTACTCATAAAAGATGCTAAAAAAATGTCCGTAGCCTCGGGAGATATTGGAGTGCTACAAAGTATAGGTGGTCTTAGTGGTATGGGTACGAATAGTATTGAAAATGAAGTAGGTGTTTTTGAATCCAAAACAATTGTAGAAGATGTTTTGAAAGAACATAATTTTCAGACAACTATATATGCTAAGCAAACATTTAAGAATGTAGAGTTGTATGGAACTACAAATCCTTATATAATTAATGTTATTCAGGAAAAAAAGGATGAGGAACAACCAAAGAAGCCGATTTCTATTCAAACAAAAGGAAATGAAATTATATTGTCCTCTAAAGAATGGAAGAATGATATAAAGACTTCTTTTAATAAAACGACAAGTTTGCCTTTTGCGGTGATAATGATCCGTAAAAATCCGGAATTTGAAGCACCTAAAAAAGTTGATCTTTCGGATATTTATTTCAACTATAGTGATTTTGAAAATACAGTTAATGATTATCAGGAAGCTGTAAAAGTAGATTTATTAGATAAAGATGGAACAATCATAAGTCTTGCTGTCGATTTTGAAAATAAAGATAAAGCAAAGGATTTTCTCAATGGTATAGTTAGACAATATAATGTTTATGCTATTAAGGATAAAAATATTGAATCCAAGAGAACTAAGGATTTTATCGATAAAAGAATTTCACTTATTTCACAAGAACTTGGTGATGTAGAAACTGAGAAAGAAGGATATAAGTCAAGCAATAATATTGTTGATTTACCATCAGAAGCTAAAATTAATCTCCAGTTAAAAGAGCAAAGTAAGGCACAGATTCTGGAATTAGGGACTCAGTTAGAGCTTAATCAAATGCTTCAGAGTTCTTTGAATAAAAAGAGCACTGGAGATGTCTTGCCATTAAATATCGGTTTGGAAAGTGAATCTGCTGTAAAAGCAATTCAGGAATATAACACACTGGTACTTCAAAGAAATAAATATCTGGAAGAAGCTACTCCTGATAACCCACTTGTAAAGAGTGCTAATAAGCAGATTGAAGAAATGAAATCTTCTTTAACGCAATCTTTACAGAAAAATCGGATGACATTGGAATTGGCAAAAAGAAAAGTTGAGAGTCAGCTAGGCGGTTCAGAACAAATGATCAGCAAAATTCCAAGGCAGGAAAAATTATTCAGAAGTATTGAACGACAACAGCAAATAAAGGAAAATCTTTATTTATTATTACTCGAAAAAAGAGAAGAAGCAGCGATCAGTATGGAAATAACTGCTGAAAAAGCAAGAGTAATTGATAAAGCGTTTGTGTTTAAAAAACCAGTTGCTCCTAAGAAATTGGTTATAGTTGGTGTATTTGCTTTCTTAGGTTTATTAATACCATTTGCAGTCATTTATTTAAAAGGACTTCTGCAAAGTACAATTATTAAAAGAGCAGATCTTACGAAGCTTACAAAATTGCCGGTAATTGCAGAAATTCCAAGACTGAAAAGTAAAGAAAATGCACTTGTAAGTTTTAACGATGTTTCACCTATGGCTGAATCTTTCAGGATTCTTGTAACGAATTTAAACTTTTTACTGCCTAAAAAAACAGGAGCCAGTGTAATTATGGTGACTTCGTCTGTGAAGGGTGAAGGAAAAACATTTGTATCAACCAACTTATCCATTATATTGGCCTCTTCCCGAAGTAAAGTTCTGGTAATTGGTGCAGATGTGAGAAATCCTCAATTACAGCGTTATAATCCTTCAATGAAGACTGCAAAAGGATTAACAGAATTTCTGAGTGGAGAAGAAAATTCTGTTGATAATATTATTCATTCAAGTAGTTATAACGAAAATTGTGACTTCATCTATTCAGGTTCTATTCCTCCTAACCCTACAGATCTTTTACAAAACGGAAGGCTGGAAGAGTTGTTAGACAGTGTCAGAGCACAAAACAAATACAAGTATATCGTTTTGGATACTGCTCCACTTCTGCTGGTTACAGACTCCTTCCTGATTTCTGATATGAGTGATGCTATTGTATATGTAACAAGGTCTGAAATTACAGAAAAAAGCTATATAGAATTCTTGAATAACTCTATAGAAGACAATAAACTTAAGAATGTAGGAATTGTTTTAAATGAGATCAAAGAATCTAATTTTGGATATGGAAATAAGTATGGATATGGATACCAGGCTGAGGAGAAAAAATGGTGGCAAAAATATTTTTAA
- a CDS encoding DUF3575 domain-containing protein, with product MKSLIKNLCFTGSLFLASIVSAQTEIKVNTLFLPVGIYNIAVEKPINNKITMQVEALVSPWKSFDGRNLQAYMGTVEGRYYFKEKMKKWYVGTYVSMAAFNLQKWNYWNDRQVLDENKNPERLPDGSIRVTGRYQKGLAFIFGISGGYHFTINDNWGLDLYAGIGTTQSFYKGYFKDNNQRYEGATKFNKSGELIPTRGGLMLTYKIK from the coding sequence ATGAAATCTTTAATTAAAAACCTCTGTTTTACAGGAAGTTTATTTCTTGCATCTATTGTGAGTGCACAAACAGAAATAAAAGTAAATACTCTGTTTCTTCCGGTAGGTATCTACAATATTGCTGTTGAAAAACCAATTAATAACAAAATCACCATGCAGGTTGAGGCACTTGTGTCACCTTGGAAATCTTTTGATGGCAGAAACCTGCAGGCCTATATGGGAACTGTTGAGGGAAGATATTATTTTAAAGAGAAAATGAAAAAATGGTACGTGGGAACTTATGTTTCAATGGCTGCATTCAACCTTCAAAAATGGAACTATTGGAATGACAGACAGGTTCTGGATGAAAATAAAAATCCGGAAAGATTGCCTGATGGAAGTATTCGTGTAACAGGAAGGTATCAGAAGGGACTTGCCTTTATTTTTGGTATAAGTGGTGGATATCATTTCACAATCAATGATAATTGGGGACTTGATTTATATGCTGGAATAGGAACAACCCAATCATTTTATAAAGGATATTTTAAAGATAATAACCAAAGATATGAAGGAGCAACGAAATTCAATAAAAGTGGTGAACTAATCCCTACAAGAGGAGGTTTGATGCTGACATATAAAATAAAATAA
- a CDS encoding sugar transferase, producing MNTNIVKKYPIWKMLMDYSIATFAVILLLPLFFLLVILVSFDTGFPGIFIQERIGQNARPFNIYKFRTLDPKTFQKSRIGYWLRRSKLDELPQLFNILKGDMSLIGPRPDISGYYDKLQGEDRLVLLLRPGLTSEAGIKYRNEEELLSQQENPLQYNDTVLFPDKVRMNLDYYHHLSFKKDIYIFLKTIYIIY from the coding sequence GTGAATACAAATATTGTGAAAAAATACCCTATTTGGAAAATGTTGATGGATTACAGTATAGCAACTTTTGCTGTTATTCTCCTGTTACCTCTATTCTTTTTGTTGGTTATACTGGTCTCTTTTGATACAGGTTTTCCTGGGATTTTTATTCAGGAACGGATTGGACAAAATGCGAGACCTTTTAATATTTATAAATTCAGAACTTTAGATCCTAAAACATTTCAAAAATCACGGATAGGATACTGGCTGAGGAGATCCAAATTGGATGAACTTCCCCAATTATTCAATATTCTGAAGGGAGATATGTCTTTAATAGGGCCTCGTCCGGATATTTCGGGATATTATGATAAGTTGCAGGGAGAAGATCGTCTCGTGCTTCTTCTTAGGCCCGGGCTTACCAGTGAAGCTGGAATTAAGTATAGGAATGAAGAGGAATTGTTATCCCAGCAAGAAAATCCTTTACAGTATAATGATACGGTTTTATTTCCTGATAAAGTAAGAATGAACCTTGATTACTACCATCATCTGTCTTTTAAAAAAGATATTTACATATTTCTCAAAACCATTTACATAATATATTAA
- a CDS encoding aminotransferase class I/II-fold pyridoxal phosphate-dependent enzyme: protein MQDKIWLSPPHLSGNELQFIEDAFQKNWVTSIGSNIDEFELSLKNFLKNNTEVCTLNSATSAIHLALIMLGVSKGDEVLTSTFSFIASANPIVYCGADPVFIDSEPDTWNMCPDVLEEAIKDRLSKGKKPKAIILVHLYGMPAKMDEILSIASKYEIPLIEDAAESLGSQYKGKPCGIFGQFGILSFNGNKIITTSGGGALVCHSLEDKNKAIFLSTQARDAASHYQHSHIGYNYRMSNIVAGIGRGQMEVLDDRIEARRKMHDFYVDLFENIDGVDVFSEPNTDFFSNHWLSAVTIDEKKTGRTYEDLRLAFLESNIESRPLWKPMHMQPVFSNAPYYGKKIAEDLFKMGLCLPSGSNLSDEDKKRIAKVINSFFQNKK from the coding sequence ATGCAAGATAAAATTTGGCTTTCTCCCCCTCATCTCTCTGGAAATGAGCTACAATTTATTGAAGATGCTTTTCAAAAAAACTGGGTTACCTCAATTGGGAGTAACATCGATGAGTTTGAATTGAGTTTAAAAAACTTTCTAAAAAATAATACTGAAGTTTGTACTCTGAATTCTGCAACATCAGCTATTCATTTAGCACTAATAATGTTGGGTGTTAGTAAGGGAGACGAAGTTCTGACATCAACCTTCTCATTTATAGCTTCAGCAAATCCTATTGTATACTGTGGAGCGGATCCTGTTTTCATAGACAGTGAACCTGACACCTGGAATATGTGCCCGGATGTCCTAGAAGAGGCTATCAAAGACAGACTTTCTAAAGGGAAAAAGCCAAAAGCTATTATCTTAGTACATCTTTATGGCATGCCTGCCAAAATGGATGAAATCTTATCCATAGCCTCAAAATATGAGATACCATTAATTGAAGATGCTGCTGAGTCATTAGGATCACAGTATAAAGGAAAACCTTGTGGTATTTTTGGACAATTTGGGATTTTATCTTTTAATGGAAATAAAATTATAACAACTTCAGGAGGTGGAGCATTGGTTTGCCATTCACTGGAAGATAAAAATAAAGCCATATTCTTATCTACACAGGCCAGAGATGCTGCTTCACACTACCAGCATTCCCATATTGGATATAATTACAGGATGAGCAACATTGTTGCTGGAATTGGAAGGGGACAGATGGAAGTCTTGGATGATAGGATAGAAGCCCGCAGAAAAATGCATGACTTTTATGTAGATCTCTTTGAGAATATTGACGGTGTTGATGTGTTCTCAGAGCCTAACACAGATTTTTTCTCTAATCACTGGTTGTCTGCTGTTACAATTGATGAAAAAAAAACTGGACGGACATATGAAGATTTACGTCTTGCATTTTTGGAAAGTAATATAGAATCCAGGCCACTTTGGAAACCTATGCATATGCAACCTGTATTTTCAAACGCACCCTACTACGGGAAAAAAATAGCAGAAGACCTTTTCAAAATGGGTTTATGCCTGCCTTCAGGATCTAATCTGTCAGATGAAGACAAAAAAAGGATTGCTAAAGTGATCAATTCTTTTTTTCAAAATAAGAAATGA